The nucleotide window GTAAGAAAAGAGAGAAAGGGACGCACCTTGGTAGCAACCAAAAAGAGTAAAATAAGGAGGGAGAAGAAAACATGTAAGCAAGCCATAAGAATGAGGAGTATTTATGTTATTatgaagaagtggaaaaatGAAAGAAAGTGTGTAAAAACAACACCAAAAGAAGTTACTTGAAGGAAGATTGTGGAAGGATGGGTGGAAAAGACAAGTGATGAAAGGGTGCATAAATAGAGATGAGTTGCAGAGTTGGGTATTGGGCAATGGGAAATACCAAATGGGCATGGGTGGATATTTAGTGTTTACAGTAAATTGCAAGCTGTAGTTTTTGTCAGACCTGCACCATTTACACTTACTCTCTGTCCCCATAGATTTCGAGTAATGAGAAATAcatatttttgataaataaaaagaaaaaataaattatatatttaaaaataaaaaaattaaaatgataggtgagattaaaaaaaaataacaaattattattttaaaataaaaataatacaaaataaataagactaattaaaaaaataattaatgtaaaatgagCAGGATGAAAGAAGAACATTTAATAATACTACTCCCTATCTTTAAATTAGTAGTGTTACTCTCTTCcttcttttttatctttcattttgctttttacattatttacaaaagtaatttttaagttttaatattttttattacgcattataaaaaattataaaaaatatatgataataaagcATACATTATATCGAatttaacgagatctcacatggatatattatatattttataaatctcTCAAAAATTAGTAGTCAGACTTGTCTCTCCTTAAAGTGGAATATCCTAAATGATAAAATCATTAGAAAATAAATAGAGTATAAATGAAGAGAGATGTTGAATTTTGAAAGCAGATAGTTGGTTATAAATGAATAGAGATGCTAAATTGTGTGattgaaattataaaataattaattaagataaTTTAAAAGtttgaatgagattaaaaaaattagtagactattgtttgaaaatataaataatgtgAAATGACTacaacaaactaaaatgaaaatagcaaataatatattaaataagtgGGGCAAAGGAAGTACTACTATGCCTAAAGATGGAAGTGGGTCTAGTTAGTATGTGGGCCGTGTAGACATAGCATTTGAAAAAcattagagaaaaaataaaaaaaattaacaaaataaactaagaattaaacttattccaaaagtaagcgtaaaattttcaaatttgaggtttggagctgttcacagttactaactgcgaacaggtcaaaaaagacaaaatagctgttcgcacttactaactgcgaacaactatttgacctgttttgacctgttcgcagttagtaactgcgaacagcaacaGGACAAAATAATTGTTCCCAATTACTAAATgggaacaactatttttgtcttttttgacctatttgcagttactaactgcgaacagacccaAACCTCTggtttgggattttcacgcttacttttgtaataagtttagaacttagtttatttaattaatttttaatttttttgctttaagtatttcaaaaattCGTCTAAGGCACTATACGACACTGATGGACTCTATTTACGGGTATGACTTGATATGAGGTATGATTGGCACGACACATGGGTAATATGACTTTCATGACTAAACCTTATTTTTGGATTTCTATGCACAACATGACGCGATATAATTAGACACAGATGAGACACAACACACACAATATATGAGCGAATTTTTGAATGAGTTTTGGGATCAATGGTCATATATACTCTATTCCTTGTGAGATTCTCCCTAGGCGacttgcaaacaaaccaagaagAAAAAATTCGATATTATGTTGAGTCATGTTCTTTAGTAGAGTAAATATAGGTTtttaatatagaaaaaaaaacttaaaatagtACATTAAGTAAAATCAAGTTCACCTCATCGGTTATAGATAAGGTATGATTGTGATTTTCAACCTAATTATTGAACGGGTTAGGATCTCTATCCCatctatatataaactaaatataaattCAATCCAATCTGATTTGTATGACAAACCTACTTGCTAGGATATAAAGTTTGTAAGTAAAATGTGTTTGAGCTCATAGAAAAACCTGATGTTCTTACCCACAACCCAAAATACTCTATTTGAATTCTTCAATAGTCAATCTTCAAATACTAAGAAAAGTTaaactcaacttaaaaaaaaatgtataaaccCATTTTAAGAGAAATCAAAGAttgttaagaatgataaaatacTTGCATAAtaaatattgttcatcaaataatattattttatttcttagtTTAGGAGCATTAGTTTGGGAAACATTAGAATCCAAATTTCACCATCtagttaaattgaatttattagaATCTTTAGTTTTGATCAAGATTACCCGTTAGACTTAAAATTTAGCCATAACTAACCCCAAGTGCCTCTCTTTATTACAATCTACAAAATTCATGACATCTTCATCTAATAGCGAATTTCACATTTTCTGTAAACATTGTGATTTGCATAATGATGCAAATTTACAGAGACAGAGCAGTATGTGAGAATGAAGATACTCCTTTGATCAGTATTAGCCCCAAAGAATGCTTGATGCAAGCAAATCAACAATTAACTTTTTCTGTACAATTGACAGGTTCATGACTGATTACACCCATCAAATAACATTTGTTTTATCATGATAGATCTTTAAGGGTTAAGCAGTTTAAGAACATAGACTACTATGAAGCATTAGAGTCCAAAATCAGCAAACTTACAGTAATCCCAATTCAGCTTGAACTACAAAATTACGACGACACTTTGTACCTACTTTAGGGTCAGGACCTTGTACGGTGTTACCCATTTAAGCCTTCATATGGGCAAACTAAGCGCGAGACTTTGCCATCTCAACTTCGACTTGTCCATCTGTGCAACACGTTACAAATAAGTGTGAGACTTAGCCATCTCGACTTCGACTTGTCCATCTACGTAACACGTTACAAATAAGCTTATGTGGAATGTACATCTTAAAAACAGCAAGCTCAAACAGCAATGATACATTAGATTCACTCACCTTTTAGTCTAATGGCTCGATTTGCCTGAGCATCGGCAGCAGAATTGAGCTCCTGACAACAGTGAAACAGTAAATTAATCCTGTTATTTTCGTATTGCCTGTATTGGGTTACGGAATAAATCACTCCATAGATCCTAATGTTTAGCAGGTGTCTATGCATTTGAGTTCATTCTGAACATGAGATCTTAACCTCGTTTTCCTTCTTCCTTAATTTCCTTTTTACTTTCCACTTTTCGGCACTGATGAGAAGGCTAGATACACCATTACTCTTTTAGTTTCTATTTAGGAGGAAAGAAAGAGCACAACATTTGCTAACAATGGTCTCTTTTGTTTTGGCACGGTAATTATGAACCCATATTATGGATTAAATATTATCACATAGACCTTTTGCAACCTAACCCATATATTGAggacaaaatgaaaaataatcgtttaagatttttttgacATGTGCAAAGATAggatattaaaaaaaaggtaAGGAAGATAAAAAGTTGAGACTCAGGAGACTTAAAATGAGGGCGAGGAAGACCAGAGTGGAAAGGGATATGAAGGAGCAGAAGTCACCATGTGGAGGACCACTGGAAATGATCTATTGGTTCATATAGCTGACTCAATTTTTGGGATTATagactttgacattgttgtggTTGTTGACCTTTTGTAAGCTATGGGTACTGTTATAGAATAAACAAGAGAACTCACCCAAAAGACTAGCCTAGTAGGTGAGAGAGCCCATTTACTCTATATACCGCAAATTAGTTGCCTATAAGCCTGATGTAGGACAAAGTCCCTTAACCTTGTAATGGTCTCAAATTCATTCCATTACAGTGACCCCACAACAAAAAAGCAATGGAAGTGTGGTTCATGACATAGAAATACTACAAGAACGCATTTTGTAAGCAaccaaaatattcaaaattccGAGCTCTTACCCTAGGAACATGTTCAATAGTAAATGATAGGAACTGTGTTTTCAGCTGCAATGCATCCTTGCAAAGGCTGGCCATGTTTTCATTCTTTGTTTTCCATTTACCCTGAATCTGTTGCATGCAGTATAATGCTCATGTAATTAACAAAAGTCTCGAGTTTTTCATGTCCAAGATTGATTGCCCAGTTTTGTGCTTGAAATTGAAAGGACGATAATATTACATTAAGACAACGAAATAAACCTGATTGCAGACCAGCATAGAGTCGCCCCGAACTTTAACATGCTTAAATCCTTTCTGTAAAGCTGTTTTCATACCTAAAATAACTGATCGATACTCTGCCACATTGTTAGTAGCAATACCGACACCTTCTCGCAATAGCCAAACctgacgaattaaacaagatcgtGAAAATAATTATCACAGGAACGTGATATTGGCGGAACATGAAACACTTCATACATCATTTCCATCTCTTGCACGCAAAATAGCTCCAGCACCAGCTTGACCAGGATTGCCTTTTGAAGCTCCATCAAATTCAATTGTACAAGATTCCTGTacatatgaaaaaaatataaatcattgCCTTCGCCATACGGATACAGTATACTTACGGTATATTCTTTTGTCCCATTGAATTTGCTACtcctatattattattttgtagcTTTCTGAAAATTTCTGTTGGTTGTTAGTGggtgaataagataaaaaagaaGTGGGGGAaagaaatgtgtggatgagacAAGGAATGAGAAATATGGGGCCATCGCCAATCAATAAAATCTAGCAAACTCATTGGAACATCCCAAAGAGAAAATTGTGGCGAATTCGTGGATACGGATGAAGTATAAAGCGATAGAAAGGACAGGATGAAGTTTCCTAGACAACTATACCCCTCTAACTACACAAAGGCAGTACACTCGTAAGGTTGACCGACTGTTCTGGGTTTGTGATTCTTTGGCTTGCTAACTCTCTTCTGAGGATTGGGTAAGAATGAACCTCACTCAGCAAAAAGCTGTACACACAGGATAGTTATGAACTATTTACACACGCAACTCGTTTTACTCCATTCTACAATAAGAGTCCTTGGTTATTGTGTTGGAAATATGACATTTGTACTTGAAAAGTGCCAAATAGCATGACATTGATGATTTAAAGTGACATTTGTACTCGAAAAAACATTGTAACAGTGAAATATCCAGCATTACACATTACATAATGGTCAACATGGAGTTTTGACCGTGGAAATGCATGTGCTGTTATATATGGGATTCAACGTCACAAAAACTCTCAAATAGGTTGCATAACGGCCATTACATAACGAAATGGACGAGTTTTTATTCCATGATCCAATATCTATTCAGAAATGTCGATTGTCCAGCTTATATCAACATATCTACAGCATGTATCATAAAGGAACTTAGTCACTTACACATGACGGACGCATTTGGTCAACAGGTTTGACATAGTTCTCCAATTTGCCACAATCATGCAGCAGAGTTGTGGGAATTTTATTCAATCCAGTATCATGCttcagtaaaaaaaaaacagcagTTAAAGACTTTTCaagtttaaaataaatcaatcaaaGACGATGCTTCATTAAATACAAGTAACAGGTCTGAACACACATGTTTTTGAATCCTCCCTTTAGGAGCAAGAAGGGCAGGACTCAGAGACGCTTGATTTTCCACATAATTCTCCAACTTGATAGGTTTAGTTGGAGCATTCAACATAGAACAACTTGATTCACCAGCATCCTGTAAATCACAGATTTACAGCATTGAGCATGAGGGAATGCAGTTACATACACATGGAGGACAGGCAAAGTCGACAGGCTTTCCACAGTTAATTGATTGTAATTAATTGATTGTATTAGTTATAAAGCATACATGTTTCGGGATTCTTCCATTTGGAGGATTTCCGCTGGCACGTCCAATAGAAGCTTGAGTTTCTACATAATTCTCCAATTTGACAGGTTGATAAGGAGCATCATGTGCAGAGAAGCTTACTTCGCCAGGATCCTGAAAATCCAATTCTCTAAACAGTTAGACAATTCCTATTTGAGCACTGTTGTGAAACGGATTGGACTTCATTGGTCAAAATTGGATTAAATAACTGTCCATTAAACTACGATCTCATAGCACAAAACATGGACGTAAATAGAGAAACCATCAGCACTTAGATGGTGACATTTTATTAACCAACAAGTACAACATTGCATTACTCCAATACAACAACTGAAGTGAACTAAATGGACTAATGAATTATGAGAGTAAAAAGTACTGTGTTGAGCTGAATTGAATGAAATAATGATTTGTGAGAATAAAGGTATTCTTTAGAACTAAactcaattgaaaacaattaaaatgaaTCATAGCTCTTAGTAGTTGGGAAAATAGGCCCTCACTAGCTCCGCCCTTGTTTGACCCTTTCTGATTGACCCTTGTTTGCGAACATCATCTCCAACTACACATaaattataggaaaaattacctagaataatccaacattttcatgattttcctgtAATAATCCcgtctattgattaaccatgaataatcttaacttttggggtatttgcctagagtaagcTTGGGTAActcgatgacctgctatagtagttAATTCaccagaaaaataaaataaaaattaatgtaaaattagagaaaaattttaaaaatttatataaaaaattatgattaattaaaaaaatcaaattttttttttatatttttttaatttttttttcaacgttttattttaattgatccttttttaaaaaaaaaaaataaaacttgctataacaagtcattCGGTTACCGAATTTACTCTAAGAAAATACACtccaaagttgagattattcatggttaatcaataggtgggattattgtaggaaaatcatgaaaatattaaattattcaaggtaattttcCCTAAATTATAAGCCCACATAAATGAATGGCCATTTTACTATCTTCAATGTAATCCAAGACCAAAGAAAATGAATCTTTATTATTTAGCTCCTTAAAAAATAGGGTATCTTTTTCCTTCTAAAATGACTCCAAATTTGGAAACATTTGGTTTATTACAATAGACTATAGAGAAAACAATGAAACCACCATGTTTGTTTTCTTCCCTTCCATTCCTTGTTAAAACATCTAGGTAGAATATATGAATTCCTAATTCTCTTATCTCTCCCATATCTTCCAATTTTCTGAGTCGCACACATTGTTAATCCTGAACACATTATCTCCGTTATTACTCACTTATAAGAAGATGACTCTTCAATTTCTCAATTAaggctatttttattttaccttTTCAGAAACATtgtatttgatttaaaaaaggACAAAGCACTCAAAAGTTTGAAATGGCACAATTTTAGTGTAGATTAAAAAAGAATAATGATTTGTATGTTCAATATTTAATCAAAGAACCAGATCTCATAATATAGGAACATAGAGACCAACTTTTGATTCTTGAAAGGGTGATTGATCACAAAACCTCttattaaaaggaaaaatgCCAATGTCTCGCGCCATTAACTCAGGAAAGCAATCTATAACATGTTCTTTTCCACTAAACTGAACAAATCCTATTAGTGGGAACAAAATTGAGTTTGAAGTAAAAATATGAGAGGATTAAGAATTTTACTTACTAATTAGTATTGAACTGAATTGAAATGGGTTAAGTTAGGAAAAACCTCCCTCGATGTTGCAACGTAAGGCAACTGaatctttatatatatgtgtgagATTATTTTCTATGAAGATCTAAAAAATCAGCTCTATTTGAAACAATAATCATTACTATACCCTTTTTGAAGCTCATGCCCAAAAGATTGACATTTCAACAAAGATCATGCCCAAAATTTACAAACAAAGATGTTTGAATGTGCGAGTTATTATGTCCAAGATTAAAAGTCAAAATTGCACCACCAACAAAGACCTAGGAATTGTCGtattaatatacattaaaagtTTCATCTACGGTATAGAAGATGAAATGGAAGGGCAAGCAAACCAGAAATGAAGTTAAATAATGTCTTCAAGGTTTATTTTTCCGTCCTTGCTGCTACCAACAATAAACAAGAACATATATTTGATGGAATATAAATGTTGAGTATCAAAAAGAAACTTTAGACTACAATTGGTTAATGCATCAAAATCCTTACCTGAATTGGGCAAACGGAAAGATGACCAAACAGTCCATCTTGCATGTCACAGGCACTGATTGAAAAACCAGCTTGTTGAAGCCCACGAGAAACAAGGTATGATTCTGCATCCTTGGATAAACCATATCCTTTATATACAGATATTGAAGGGTCTAGCGGCTGCAATATTCACAAGAATTATCAAAGTTGAAAAATCAGAAAGGAAATGCAATGATTTACTCGTTATGAATCAAATGGCATAACACTATTATGTCTGATTAGAAATGAGCAATTAGCCAATATGACAAAGATCAATTAATAAAACTCATATCAGTGACAGCTGCATAAAATCAATGAGCTGCATGAAATTTCTTGGTTCTCCATTCAAATATCATGTAAAATTACATTACTTGGCCAATAGAAGATTTAAACAGTGTATCCTAGGACAACTCACCCCAACAAAAATATGGTAAGTGTTTCTTTCCTTAAGAATTGGTTGTGATCTAATAATAGCAACTTAGAATCTCCaaaaatgcaaaatttttaAGGATATGAAATCCTACAATCCTATTTTCCTATCTCCATAATCGATGTGGCCAAAGATTAGTGCTTCGGTAGACTATATTAAAATGGCTCATCAAATCATATACACTTTTATTAATGTGACATCGCACATGATGCTTGCTAGTTGCTACTAAGGGTCAATTGGAAATAACCTAATAAGAGTAAGGTGGCATACTTCTAACCCCAAAATCACTCCTAGGTGAGAGCCTAAGAGAGAGTCACATAACGCCATTAGTGTAAtcgaataaaaaatcaaaaattaaaacgaattccttatataaaaaaatcatctCAATCATTAGAAGTTTATTTTAAGTGAAATAAACAACCACAAAATCCAATCAAGTCTAATAgcatcaaaatttcattactaGAATGTCAATGATTAGCCTTCAACTAAGTGGGGTTTGGGAAAATCTTGAGACCTTTGTCTTTTTGTAAACTCTTTTAGTATTTGGAGTAAACTTAAGTCATCCATCATAAGCAAATCTAAATGTGTTCTAGAAAATCACAGTCCtcaattctaattttgattGGGTAATGTTATTTTATCCTTCACTACAAAATATTCATCTCATGCCATCTTCCATATTCACCATCTCCATCAACATAAACGTCATTCATCATCCTCATCCACATTCACAATCTTCCTTTTCTTCCACCACTAAATATGAATTGCTAACCATTTATCACTTATCAGAACTCAAAGTATTGGAAACATCTCTCCATCTTTGCATCTAACCATAACCCACAAAAATTTCTATTTATCTTGACATTTTCATCCAACTATCTTCAGATTTTCGTCTCTCACCAAATTATTGGAAACATCTATATCTTCATGTTTTATTCTCTCACTGAATTCCCCACATACAACTCTATCTTTTTTTCCATAAACAAAGATCAGTTCCATCTTTCATGATTAATCTATCATATTCTTATCTTCCCTCAACGACCATTCTATCTATTCAATCCATTCTCCCTTCACATAGCTTTTCCCTaacaaagattctatcttttcctacttttctttttgttttcctttCCTACACATCCTATAGCCATGCTCATCCCTCTCACTCTCCCTTAAGGCCCCATGCCAACTCAAACTCATGTAACCACCCACCATTCGTCCTTCATCACATAACCTTCAAATTCCAATCTTGATTCTTGAACCATTCATATGCCTAACATAACCCCAAAATCCTAACTCTTAATAATCGGGTCATCAACCATTATTCTTTTCTCTTCGTTATTCTCTTCCTAAATCCTTCCTCTATGCATCCTTCAGCTAAAATCCACAAAAAGTTTCTTCCTT belongs to Amaranthus tricolor cultivar Red isolate AtriRed21 chromosome 17, ASM2621246v1, whole genome shotgun sequence and includes:
- the LOC130803989 gene encoding uncharacterized protein LOC130803989 isoform X2; this translates as MGDEKDAFYVVRKGDIIGIYKSSADCQAQAAASPLDPSISVYKGYGLSKDAESYLVSRGLQQAGFSISACDMQDGLFGHLSVCPIQDPGEVSFSAHDAPYQPVKLENYVETQASIGRASGNPPNGRIPKHDAGESSCSMLNAPTKPIKLENYVENQASLSPALLAPKGRIQKHHDTGLNKIPTTLLHDCGKLENYVKPVDQMRPSCESCTIEFDGASKGNPGQAGAGAILRARDGNDVWLLREGVGIATNNVAEYRSVILGMKTALQKGFKHVKVRGDSMLVCNQIQGKWKTKNENMASLCKDALQLKTQFLSFTIEHVPRELNSAADAQANRAIRLKDGQVEVEMAKSRA
- the LOC130803989 gene encoding uncharacterized protein LOC130803989 isoform X1; the encoded protein is MGDEKDAFYVVRKGDIIGIYKSSADCQAQAAASPLDPSISVYKGYGLSKDAESYLVSRGLQQAGFSISACDMQDGLFGHLSVCPIQDPGEVSFSAHDAPYQPVKLENYVETQASIGRASGNPPNGRIPKHDAGESSCSMLNAPTKPIKLENYVENQASLSPALLAPKGRIQKHHDTGLNKIPTTLLHDCGKLENYVKPVDQMRPSCESCTIEFDGASKGNPGQAGAGAILRARDGNDVWLLREGVGIATNNVAEYRSVILGMKTALQKGFKHVKVRGDSMLVCNQIQGKWKTKNENMASLCKDALQLKTQFLSFTIEHVPRELNSAADAQANRAIRLKDGQVEVEMAKSHTYL